The following proteins come from a genomic window of unidentified bacterial endosymbiont:
- the tuf gene encoding elongation factor Tu: protein MSKEKFTRSKPHINVGTIGHVDHGKTTLTAAITSVLAKHYGGQARAFDQIDNAPEEKARGITINTSHVEYDTQNRHYAHVDCPGHADYVKNMITGAAQMDGAILVVAATDGPMPQTREHILLARQVGVPYITVFLNKCDMVDDEELLELVELEIRELLTQYDFPGDDTPVIRGSALKALEGDPEWEKKIVELAEILDSYIPEPKRAIDKPFLLPIEDVFSISGRGTVVTGRVEQGIVKVGDEVEIVGIRDTTKTVVTGVEMFRKLLDEGRAGENVGVLLRGTKRDDIERGQVLAKPKSITPHTKFVAEVYVLTKEEGGRHTPFLKGYRPQFYFRTTDVTGIVELPAEVEMVMPGDKLQLTVTLIAPIAMTEGLNFAIREGGHTVGAGIVSKIIE, encoded by the coding sequence ATGTCTAAAGAGAAGTTTACACGGAGCAAGCCACACATTAACGTGGGCACCATCGGCCATGTGGACCATGGAAAAACCACATTGACGGCGGCGATTACGTCAGTATTGGCGAAGCATTACGGTGGGCAGGCGCGGGCCTTTGACCAAATCGATAACGCGCCGGAAGAGAAGGCGCGCGGCATCACCATCAACACCTCTCACGTCGAGTATGACACGCAGAACCGCCACTACGCGCACGTCGACTGCCCCGGCCACGCCGACTACGTCAAGAACATGATCACCGGTGCTGCCCAGATGGACGGCGCGATCTTGGTAGTTGCTGCGACTGATGGCCCGATGCCGCAAACTCGTGAGCACATCCTATTAGCGCGTCAGGTGGGTGTCCCTTACATTACCGTCTTCCTGAACAAGTGCGACATGGTGGATGACGAAGAGCTGCTGGAGTTGGTGGAACTAGAGATCCGCGAACTGCTCACACAATATGATTTCCCCGGGGATGATACCCCAGTGATTCGCGGTTCAGCGCTGAAAGCGCTGGAAGGGGATCCCGAGTGGGAGAAGAAAATTGTTGAGTTAGCGGAGATCTTAGACAGCTATATTCCAGAGCCTAAGCGGGCGATTGATAAGCCCTTTTTATTGCCGATTGAAGATGTCTTCTCAATCTCTGGCCGTGGAACCGTGGTGACTGGCCGGGTTGAGCAAGGGATTGTCAAGGTGGGTGATGAAGTGGAGATCGTCGGAATCCGTGACACCACCAAGACGGTGGTGACTGGTGTTGAGATGTTCCGCAAGCTTTTAGATGAGGGGCGTGCGGGTGAAAACGTCGGCGTGCTGCTGCGGGGTACTAAGCGAGATGACATTGAGCGCGGTCAGGTTTTAGCCAAGCCTAAGAGCATCACCCCCCACACCAAGTTTGTCGCGGAAGTGTATGTATTGACGAAAGAAGAGGGCGGCCGCCATACCCCGTTTTTGAAGGGGTATCGTCCGCAGTTCTACTTCCGTACGACTGACGTGACGGGCATCGTTGAGCTGCCGGCTGAGGTGGAGATGGTGATGCCAGGAGACAAGTTGCAACTGACCGTCACCTTAATTGCTCCTATCGC